The Sorangiineae bacterium MSr11367 genome window below encodes:
- a CDS encoding GreA/GreB family elongation factor yields MPRAPLPPAGVPNYVTPRGLAMLRAELRTLDAERARLEGLDAEIHASDRTRALTTVHARIRELGERVASAVLVDPRGQPHDEVRFGARVTVRGEHGEQGQRRYEIVGVDEADAPQGWIAFVSPLARALLGKRVGDDVTVRTPRGKEELEILDVAYATEEEDPTG; encoded by the coding sequence GTGCCGCGGGCGCCGCTTCCCCCCGCAGGTGTGCCGAACTACGTGACCCCGCGCGGGCTGGCCATGCTGCGCGCCGAACTTCGGACGCTCGACGCGGAACGGGCGCGACTCGAGGGGCTCGATGCGGAGATCCACGCCTCCGACCGCACGCGGGCTCTGACCACCGTGCATGCACGCATTCGGGAGCTCGGGGAGCGGGTGGCCAGTGCGGTGCTGGTCGATCCGCGCGGGCAGCCGCACGACGAAGTGCGCTTCGGCGCCCGGGTCACCGTGCGGGGGGAGCACGGGGAACAGGGGCAGCGGCGCTACGAGATCGTGGGGGTCGACGAGGCGGATGCTCCCCAGGGGTGGATTGCCTTCGTATCGCCGCTCGCGCGTGCGCTTCTGGGAAAGCGCGTGGGGGACGATGTGACGGTGCGGACACCGCGTGGCAAGGAGGAGCTCGAGATTCTGGACGTCGCTTATGCCACGGAGGAGGAAGATCCCACGGGCTGA
- a CDS encoding class I SAM-dependent methyltransferase: MPYDRFRRAFRTLRTFGGVDTLLAAIASYALQIPARRGNAFDASFGIETTEPVAVTPRDFVDGSHASAIWYFPSLPEVFASVMRTLDVRAEDFTFVDIGCGKGRVLVMAGQWPFRQVLGVEASTAVSRVARKNLGKVASRTAMGVITGNALSFEMPPGDLLLYLYNPFSKFEAYVEFLRHLEDSLRREPRRVVLVYVCPVHVKAFDECHFLRPLERYELLVSDYTWHAFTNTKYVPRSNC; encoded by the coding sequence ATGCCTTACGATCGCTTTCGTCGTGCCTTTAGAACCCTTCGTACGTTTGGCGGGGTCGACACACTCTTGGCGGCCATCGCTTCGTATGCATTGCAGATTCCTGCGCGCCGCGGCAACGCATTCGACGCGAGCTTCGGTATCGAAACCACCGAGCCCGTCGCGGTCACGCCACGGGATTTCGTCGACGGATCGCACGCCTCGGCGATTTGGTACTTTCCAAGTCTTCCGGAAGTTTTCGCTTCGGTCATGCGCACGCTGGACGTGCGCGCGGAGGATTTCACCTTCGTCGACATCGGCTGCGGCAAGGGCCGTGTTCTGGTGATGGCGGGCCAATGGCCATTTCGCCAGGTGCTCGGCGTGGAGGCCTCGACCGCCGTTTCTCGCGTCGCACGAAAGAACCTCGGTAAGGTGGCCTCCCGGACCGCCATGGGCGTCATCACCGGCAACGCGCTCTCCTTCGAGATGCCGCCCGGTGACCTGCTTCTGTATCTTTACAACCCGTTTTCGAAGTTCGAGGCTTACGTCGAATTTCTACGCCACCTCGAGGATAGCCTGAGGCGAGAGCCTCGCAGGGTCGTGCTGGTCTATGTGTGCCCGGTGCACGTCAAAGCATTCGACGAATGCCATTTCCTGAGGCCGCTCGAGCGCTACGAGCTTTTGGTGAGCGATTACACATGGCACGCCTTCACCAATACGAAGTACGTGCCTCGGTCCAATTGCTGA
- a CDS encoding amino acid--[acyl-carrier-protein] ligase: MNASEFAHQLIEARILFPSGVRGVYGRSGLFERIVRGFGAIITKFAEDDGAEFVDFPPLVTRANFEKTDYARSFPQLMGSVHSFFGDDAHHERMLETLSAGEDWSTHLGKTELMLCPAACYPLYPTLRGTLPEAGKLVDLMGLVFRHEPSDDPARMQMFRQRENIRIGSEDDVREFRDRWLERGQAVLESLGLETRAEVANDPFFGEGGKMLAVSQRAQALKFELLYPIHSEDAPTAISSCNYHQDHFGRAYDIRLSDGSFAHTACVGFGVERVTLALFKKHGLVPADWPAHVRTALGLA, encoded by the coding sequence GTGAACGCGTCCGAATTCGCTCATCAGCTCATCGAAGCCCGCATCCTTTTTCCCTCCGGCGTCCGCGGGGTTTACGGCCGCAGCGGTCTGTTCGAGCGCATCGTTCGCGGTTTCGGTGCCATCATCACGAAGTTTGCCGAGGACGACGGCGCGGAGTTCGTCGATTTTCCGCCTCTGGTCACGCGGGCGAACTTCGAGAAGACCGATTATGCGCGCTCGTTTCCCCAATTGATGGGCTCCGTCCACAGCTTCTTCGGCGACGATGCTCATCACGAGAGGATGCTCGAGACGCTCTCGGCCGGCGAGGACTGGAGCACGCACCTGGGCAAGACGGAACTGATGCTTTGCCCTGCGGCCTGTTATCCGCTGTATCCCACCCTGCGCGGCACGCTTCCGGAGGCCGGAAAGCTCGTCGACCTCATGGGCCTCGTGTTTCGGCACGAGCCGTCGGACGATCCGGCGCGGATGCAGATGTTCCGGCAGCGCGAGAACATCCGCATCGGCAGCGAGGACGACGTGCGCGAGTTTCGCGATCGGTGGCTCGAACGCGGTCAGGCCGTGCTCGAGTCTCTGGGGCTCGAGACGCGGGCGGAGGTGGCAAACGACCCCTTCTTCGGCGAGGGCGGCAAGATGCTCGCGGTCAGCCAGCGTGCGCAGGCGCTGAAGTTCGAGCTGCTTTATCCAATTCACTCCGAGGACGCGCCCACGGCCATCTCCTCGTGCAACTACCACCAGGACCACTTCGGCCGCGCCTACGACATCCGCCTGTCCGATGGATCGTTCGCGCACACGGCCTGCGTCGGCTTTGGTGTCGAGCGGGTGACGCTCGCGCTCTTCAAGAAGCACGGCCTCGTCCCCGCGGATTGGCCGGCGCACGTGCGCACGGCCCTCGGCTTGGCGTAG
- a CDS encoding cyclic peptide export ABC transporter: MLALLRLAFRIAPRDVIGTCVLSLVAGGAFASFIPLLNAALRNPSTNLAILFVLACAVAVVTRTWSQLLLSRIGLRATKKLRSDLVAQSLRASLQDVERVSAARIDAALNEDAPAIAHGLNSLPIALVGVVTVMGLLVYVAALDWRIFALALAVMAVGVPTFKLQIDKSEKWHGRARSKLGEIYAAMRQLTLGFKELKLSAPVREEFTNVRLEPAARDHYNHMVRANLYFHSADSWGYVLAFLVIGSIPFGLARYVALPPSVLSGATLAVLGLLGPLDSMLTHIGPALRAGVALGRIDELSRELKPETMLDAMPPRALARGSIRSMRLEDIRFQYESNESGFALGPITREFHAGTITFVVGGNGSGKTTLCKVLCLLYPPTSGRVIVDSDVIDPERVGALRDAFGVLFADYHLPVWARAYSDERGKERFETLVRRFELHRVLRVQDGDVSSEGLSSGQRRRLALILLLLRDHPIYLFDEWTADQDPRYRHIFYKELLPELRAAGKIVIVITHDERYFDRADKVLRLDMGQVLPAAITKAASPGLDVMPGLDLNEVTT; the protein is encoded by the coding sequence GTGCTGGCGCTTCTTCGGCTCGCCTTCCGTATTGCTCCGCGCGACGTGATCGGCACCTGTGTGCTCAGCCTCGTCGCCGGCGGTGCGTTCGCGAGCTTCATCCCGCTGCTCAATGCGGCGCTGCGCAACCCCAGTACGAACCTCGCCATTCTGTTCGTGCTCGCGTGCGCGGTGGCCGTCGTCACCCGCACCTGGTCGCAGTTGCTCCTCAGCCGCATCGGCCTGCGCGCGACGAAGAAGCTCCGCTCCGACCTGGTCGCGCAATCGCTGCGAGCCTCGCTGCAAGACGTGGAGCGCGTGAGCGCCGCGCGCATCGATGCAGCCCTCAACGAAGATGCTCCGGCCATCGCTCACGGCCTCAACTCACTGCCTATCGCGTTGGTCGGCGTGGTGACCGTGATGGGCCTGCTCGTGTACGTAGCGGCCCTCGATTGGCGTATCTTCGCATTGGCGCTCGCCGTGATGGCCGTCGGGGTCCCCACGTTCAAGCTGCAGATCGACAAGTCCGAAAAGTGGCACGGCCGCGCGCGCAGCAAGCTGGGTGAGATCTATGCGGCCATGCGGCAGCTTACGCTCGGCTTCAAAGAGCTCAAACTCTCCGCACCCGTTCGCGAGGAGTTTACCAACGTGCGGCTCGAGCCCGCAGCCCGAGACCACTACAACCACATGGTGCGGGCGAACCTGTATTTTCACTCGGCCGACAGCTGGGGCTACGTGCTTGCGTTCCTGGTCATCGGCAGCATCCCCTTTGGTCTCGCGCGCTACGTGGCGCTTCCGCCGAGCGTGCTTTCGGGCGCCACGCTCGCCGTTCTCGGTCTTCTCGGTCCGCTCGACAGCATGCTCACGCACATCGGTCCGGCCCTCCGCGCGGGTGTGGCGCTGGGCCGCATCGACGAACTTTCGCGCGAGCTGAAGCCGGAGACCATGCTCGATGCCATGCCCCCCCGCGCGTTGGCGCGCGGCTCGATTCGCTCGATGCGCCTCGAGGACATTCGCTTCCAATACGAATCGAATGAGAGCGGCTTCGCGCTCGGTCCCATCACGCGCGAGTTCCACGCGGGGACCATCACCTTCGTGGTCGGCGGAAACGGCAGCGGCAAGACCACGCTCTGCAAGGTGCTCTGCCTTCTTTATCCACCGACGTCAGGTCGCGTGATCGTCGACTCGGACGTCATCGATCCGGAGCGGGTCGGGGCCCTGCGCGATGCCTTCGGCGTATTGTTCGCCGACTACCACCTTCCGGTGTGGGCCCGTGCCTATTCCGACGAGCGCGGCAAAGAGCGCTTCGAGACATTGGTACGACGTTTCGAATTGCATCGCGTACTTCGCGTGCAGGACGGCGACGTGTCCTCCGAAGGGCTCTCCAGCGGACAGCGCCGGCGCCTTGCGCTCATTCTCTTGCTGCTGCGGGACCATCCCATCTACCTCTTCGATGAGTGGACGGCCGATCAGGATCCGAGGTACCGCCACATCTTCTACAAAGAGCTCCTGCCCGAGCTGCGCGCGGCTGGGAAGATCGTCATCGTCATCACGCACGACGAGCGATATTTCGATCGTGCCGACAAGGTCCTGCGGCTCGACATGGGGCAGGTTCTCCCCGCGGCCATCACCAAAGCGGCTTCGCCCGGTCTGGATGTGATGCCCGGTCTCGACTTGAACGAGGTCACCACGTGA
- the sbnB gene encoding 2,3-diaminopropionate biosynthesis protein SbnB, translating to MDLTIVKGKTCFDVIHGNIPGCIDIVREAYLAHGAGNSVNPPSYFLRFPERPNARIIALPAFLGERFRVSGIKWIASYPDNLQLGIPRASAVLVLNDYETGYPIAVLESSIISAARTAASAVLAAETLRKDKKVRRFGMVGNGLIARYIHRFFRGAGWDLDEVVLFDTNPAESTAFAGMLREQGEGKVQRAASFEELLASCDVVVFATVAATPYASDVKLLAHNPLLLNVSLRDLDPELLIASENVVDDIEHVLKANTSPHLTEMKLGHRDFIRGTLADVLRKTVTVSAGKPIIFSPFGLGVLDLAVGKWILDAAVSSGEASPMSDFFFEVTR from the coding sequence ATGGACTTGACCATCGTCAAAGGCAAAACCTGTTTCGACGTCATTCATGGGAATATTCCCGGCTGTATCGACATCGTGCGCGAGGCGTACCTTGCACACGGCGCCGGCAACTCCGTGAATCCGCCGAGCTATTTCCTCCGCTTTCCGGAGCGGCCCAATGCCCGCATCATTGCCTTACCGGCGTTCCTTGGCGAGCGCTTCCGCGTCTCGGGCATCAAGTGGATCGCGAGCTACCCGGATAATTTGCAGCTGGGCATTCCCCGCGCCAGCGCCGTGCTGGTCCTCAACGACTACGAGACGGGTTACCCCATTGCGGTGTTGGAGAGCTCCATCATCTCGGCGGCGCGCACCGCAGCGTCGGCAGTGCTCGCGGCCGAGACCCTGCGCAAGGACAAGAAGGTGCGCCGGTTTGGCATGGTCGGAAATGGCCTCATCGCGCGCTACATCCATCGCTTCTTCCGCGGTGCAGGGTGGGACTTGGACGAGGTCGTCCTTTTCGATACGAACCCCGCCGAGTCGACGGCGTTCGCCGGGATGCTTCGCGAACAAGGGGAGGGGAAAGTGCAGCGCGCCGCCTCCTTCGAAGAGCTCCTCGCCTCGTGCGACGTTGTCGTGTTCGCCACGGTGGCGGCAACTCCTTATGCGAGCGACGTGAAGCTGCTCGCGCACAACCCGCTGCTCCTCAACGTATCCTTGCGGGATCTCGATCCGGAGCTGCTCATTGCCTCGGAAAACGTGGTCGACGACATCGAGCACGTGCTCAAGGCGAACACTTCCCCGCATTTGACCGAGATGAAACTCGGGCACCGCGACTTCATCCGCGGAACGCTGGCCGACGTGCTGCGCAAGACCGTCACCGTGTCCGCCGGCAAGCCGATCATCTTTTCACCGTTCGGTCTCGGCGTTCTCGATCTCGCCGTGGGCAAATGGATCCTGGACGCGGCCGTGTCCAGCGGAGAGGCGTCCCCGATGAGCGACTTTTTCTTCGAGGTCACGCGTTAA